The stretch of DNA TGTGATTTCACAGCTACTGCCATTGAGCCACAACATACTCACAGTGGGCTCTCAAATCCTTCTGGCTTTTAATTACTTCCACAGGTTCACAATGCTACTTCTACAATCGTTTACTGTATATTGAATGAAAATATTCTGATACTGCTTGGACTTTTGGTCAGATAATTATATATTTCTCACTTGATTCAGATGTATTTGATTCAGATACCGTGATTGTCTGTGATGTTTGATATGTATTGTATACTGTATTGTTTCttgtatttttcagtttttcttacAGTTTTTGCCCGTTGCTTGAACACATTTTGCAAAACTTTGCTCATTGTGccaaaactctacacacaagTAAACAAGACACAACACTGGGAAATATACCATTCACATCTGTGTCGAATTGAAACTCTACTATCAAAACCTAACATTCCTTTGTCAAAATGTAACTCTGATGACAAAATGATACACACTTGCATCATATGAATACACTTTCAGATCAGCAGCAACACACTAGTCTACTTTATATAAAACACTGCAGTCTTTAattgtcattgtttttattcagtTCATCAATTAGCATTCTGTGAGGCTCAATgcaacactattttttttttgttcggggttttttttcccaacaaaggttttcacaacaaccaaaaatgaaagtacTGAAAGGTTACAAATGACAACTCAATACTGCACATCACAGTACTATACTTTACAGTACagtaaaataaatgcagtaacgcaaaaataatacaaatattaaacaaaatacacTACTGTAAATACAGGAAAACAGGCCAATTATGCATGGGTGGGATTATAGATCCTGCCGTCTGTTTGGGTCTGGCCACATGATCCACCACCATTGCTCTAATATCATCTGAAATATTGTTCCGTGCGTAGCCATGTTGACCATGTCCTactcctctctctctttgtcttcctcttcctctgcctCTACCTCTTGCTCTCCATACTTGCAAAGTTCTCAAAATGGCTTAACTGAGGCCTTTTTGTAGCTGGCTGATTGGTGTTCAGTTTTGTAAGAAAGTGTTTTGAGGTGTGTGTCAACGTCTTTTCAATTAACCAATGTGTGTCGTATTTTCAATAGATCCGTTTTCTCAATGGTACTCTGAGatttcatttttgaacaaagtGTCTTATGTATGAAATAGTGTGTAGTATGCAGGACCAAGTGTGTTGCATAAAGGAGTATGTGTGTTGAAGAATTGCAACTTGAGTGCAAAGCAGCGCTTTTGTTATGGTAACAAAAGCTTCAAGTTGTGTTACTTTAGTCTAAGCATGGGTCTATAGTGTTCAAGCAATGGGCAAAAACTGTAATTCATGTTTTGatttgtaaagcactttgagcTCTGGAAAGgcattatataaattaaactttttgttattattattattattattgttggtTCTGTTCGTCTCAGTGTTAAAACTCTTTATACAAACTTGCATGTATATACATCTCAGACGTTTATACAGTAATCTATTGCAGATTTCAAACACACATTAGTCCTCATTAATACAGGTTCACATGTTAATAATTCTTCATGATTTTCATCATAAATCATACACTGAAGGTTCAGAATTATTGGGATCACATTCTGCAAAGCTCCTGTTATCTTAAGGGAAACAGCAGGAAACCACTGAAAGTGTTGTGGTTATTATAGCTATCTATTATCCTCATGCCAGACCAAAGTCTCACATAGACAACATCTCCAACCTCCAGGATCAACACAACTCCATTTGAGGCGTTTAACCGATCCTGATCCTGAGGCTGAATATCATATGCTGTAACCAACTTCTTTCCATTCTTAAAAATGGATGCAGCTGCTGTAATTCCACCATGACCATATACAGAGACTCTGAACATGTACGCTCCTTTCAGTGGGGCTGTGAAAACACCtaaatcaaataacaagagATACAGAATCAGCTGATTCCTGTATGATTGCGTAATTACCAAACACACTGTAATAGTTTTGAAAGATGgcagatttaatttaatttaattcactTATACACATTACACAACTGCAGACAGGTCTGAATGGAGCAGAAGGTTTTCATTACTATAAACTGAGTTTTATGACTCCATTTAATTGATAATTACCTGTAATTGGGTTGTAGGCGTTCCCTATGTTTGTAAAGATGTTCCTGTAGGTCAGTGTGATTTCAGTGGTAAAAGGACCAATATATTCAAGGCCAGATTCTATCATTGAAGCTGAAAAAGCTATTTCTCTGTCTGTTATTGAAAAACATAAGCAATATTGTGATGTATTACTGTATTACACTGAGAATGAATACACTGAATTTAACATCATTCAAGCACACTTTCACCTCTATTTTCCTTTCTCAACTCCACTTGACTCAGAGTAAGATTTGaaatttctgtgaaggaataaAGATTCTGTTAAATGACATTTACACTGATTATTGTAATAGATAACACAATTTACACAGTATACACTCAACTTTACACTAACATTTACACTATACAATGGATTGCACTGGTTTTACTTTGAGGATCATTGATAAAAGAGTGAATGTTTTGGTGAAGTaccttcatttttctttttcagctcTTCCAGGATAAATGTCTGTTGTTCCCTCAGTTGTGTCTCTAAAGCTCTGATATttcctttctgctctgtaacggtggcggtcagttctctcaGTGCTGCATGGATGTCAGGGATGCCCAGATCACAGTATTGTTGTCTGTCAGTTGAAGCTTCAGCTCTCAAAGTGTCTGTTTGAGGTGGATTCTGTCTTCCGTCCTCAGAGCTGATCTGTTGACTGATCTCCTTCTCATTGAGTCCTCCATCTACCTGCTGCTGGACGACAAACACAAAGGTTTCCAACAGCAGCAGTATACATACTAAAGCCTTCATTCTTCACTGATGTTTGTTTCCAGCTCTTGCTCTGTCATCCTCACAGCCTCTCATGTTCCTTTTATAGTGTCCTGATTCACTGTCATCAGTATTTGATTTACATTGCTTCAGATAAATAAGTAACTCAAGTTAACTGTTAATCATTAGTGGGATGTTCCAGGTTCAGTAGATGTTTAACTCTATTTACAACATTTGTGGAACAATGTTGATCTCAACAGAAAACAACTTTGACTCAAAAgtgactttttattattattaattttatttgtatttgtattatatattaaaaattatagaTCAGCGTTTGGCATCCTTATTGGATGAGGAGAGATGATCAGATATATTTGATACATTGTCGGATCAGGATAAAATATCACAATTAAATAGCATTTATGGCACCTTATTTAATAAAACAGGCTGTGTGACTATGAGGAATGATTACCAAAATGTACATCCATATGCAAGTTTGAGtgtctttatttaaataaaaaaaataaaataaaaaaaaattgtacagaAATTTACACAGACAAAATTAAAAAGTGACATTTACACACAATGTTTAAGCCTTGTGGCTATACTATTGAAACAGtgtgtatttaaacatttactgcTTGGCCAATTTACATCAATTGTAAGAGTGCCTGACATTTTTTAACTAAAGAAcgatttaacatttatttctgtGGTGATTGACATCATCAAAAATAGCAGTCGTTTTGATGGCTCGCCAATGTATTAGATTTCTCTaacacataaaataagtaaGCTTGACCAGAGTTCTTGCGGGAAGAAGAATTTATTGAAGGTAGTAGTGTAGCACAGTACTTCAGCAGCGATGTCAGCATCTCAGCCTTCAAAAGATCGTAATCCAAAGTGCTGTCTGTGGGACAGCACTTTATACATGAAGACAAAACGGCTAcaaacaatagaaaacagttaggACCTCCCACAGGAGATCGATCTACCCTGCAATCTGATCTgagcaatgctgtttctttgtcatTCACAGCCATCAGTTTCTGTGGGGCCATACGTCTGAATGGGCCATTTGGTTCACACCTTTACAGACACAGATAGAGCTGAATGTATCTGAGGTACAGTGAATATGTAAATGCATctaagtcaagtcacctttatttatttatatagcgctttttacaatgcagattgtgtcaaagcagctttacagtgataactggtatataattttggctgcactgCAAATGTGAGAgatgctgcgtaatatcattgtaTCTGCTGCACCTATGTTACGGCAgcagttccttgattattacgctgtaATGAGAGTATatttcctagccatatcggcctagaaaactgcaacttttcattttccatcgGCCATAGTACGTGATGTAACTACTGAACTActgagtcaagttttaaataggaaaaatatcaaaacttttTGGtctttttatcaagatgctaacagtctaatcagattcaatgaactatgctaagctatgctaaaagtggtaccggcAGACCCAGAGATCAGCagaatggattcaaaaatgAGCCTATATTCAAAAAAAAGTgtagtgttcctttaagagtaATCCACCTTTTCTATCAATATATTTATCGTGTAATAATCTAAAATACTGACTAGTAGTATACAGTATAAGCACATTTATGCACTGCTGTCcctgaaatatttaaatgtaacaGAAGTCAAATGTTCCATACATTTGCGCCATCTGCTGGTAATTTCACGAATGAGTGTTGCACATGACTGGGTTGTATTTAACGCCACGGTCTCGGAAACGTGGCAGTAATAGGCATTTTGGTTGACTACCTACTGTAGCTGTGTTTGTGTAGCTGACTCATGGTCATTTATGGTTGGTTGTGGCATGTGGTTTTTCTAACTGATGCTACAGTAGCAGAGCGACTTGGTCAAATTTCTGCTAGGCAGCCGTGAGATTAAATGTAGAGCAAATGGAGTTTTTTTATTCTGAGATAATGGACTACACGAGAGTTTCAGaatgtctcaaactgtgcttAGAATGGCATAGATAGCAAAGTCTGCTTTCAAAACTCTGAGATGTCCACATGAAGATGTTAATATAATttctaaacaaaaaaatgtacctCTGGGTGTATTTGTATGTTAATCGTCTCTGTTACAGTGTGAATAGCGATTGATTGCCTCAGTCTCAAAGTCAGACAGAGATGTGAGCAAGTGTGTGTAAATGGATGTTAATCAATGTGCCTGTAGGAATAATGTCCTAAAAAGAGCAGGCGGGTCGATAGATGCTGATTGGCTGTAAATCTGGTGAGCAGACCATCGCTCATAATCAAGCTCTTGGGTAAAATGATTATTGGACAGAGTTTGTTGATCCACAGATTCGTCTATTTGTCATGTAAATAAAGTTTCAGTGAAATTGATTTCATTGCAACATGAGAATGACCTCAAGAATGAATGCAAAGCAAACTGAATTTACTCCATACAAACGAGAATCATTGGATTAGTTTGAACATTCAACAGTAAATATAAACAACTCGAGTTGATTTGCACTTCAGAGAGAGAGTTCATGGTCAGTGTGCTTTTCCCGCTTGCCGTTTGGGGTCTGGTCTGCACTCAATCGGGCTCTGTGGTTATCATCAAGTTATCATCGAGTGTTCCCGTTTGCCGCTTGAGGTCCTGGAGTTTGTACTTTTTGGACGTTGCATTCAAACATCGAGGTGCAGTTTGACACGGTTTGCTTGCATGAGGGACAAAATTATCTGTCTCACTCCGCATTAAGCATTTTATTCCAATAACATTATTTGTGATGATTGATATGTATGTGCATATATGTGTtttcttgtgtgtttttttttgtatgtaaagCGGTTTGAGCTCTGGAAAAGCGCTacataaattaaacattattattattattattatctcttAGAAAACTGTCAGTGTGGCTCTGCTTCTATCAATCATTAAATAACCATGAGTAAACACTTAACTAGAtccagttccctttcagtcggtcacgttcgacgtacgtcagtagtgaccgacgaattgggatatcgcttagagagccctatcatcttcgtgtaaactaaaacaagccaatggaattggcgtgcgatatttgcataatgcgcaccgcccccgtcaggtgtatataaataggaagcagatgcaatcgcactctgtctttcacttcggagccattcactggtgtcctgtt from Chanodichthys erythropterus isolate Z2021 chromosome 8, ASM2448905v1, whole genome shotgun sequence encodes:
- the LOC137024047 gene encoding uncharacterized protein yields the protein MKALVCILLLLETFVFVVQQQVDGGLNEKEISQQISSEDGRQNPPQTDTLRAEASTDRQQYCDLGIPDIHAALRELTATVTEQKGNIRALETQLREQQTFILEELKKKNEEISNLTLSQVELRKENRDREIAFSASMIESGLEYIGPFTTEITLTYRNIFTNIGNAYNPITGVFTAPLKGAYMFRVSVYGHGGITAAASIFKNGKKLVTAYDIQPQDQDRLNASNGVVLILEVGDVVYVRLWSGMRIIDSYNNHNTFSGFLLFPLR